The proteins below come from a single Miscanthus floridulus cultivar M001 chromosome 1, ASM1932011v1, whole genome shotgun sequence genomic window:
- the LOC136491330 gene encoding uncharacterized protein isoform X1, translating to MPWGCLQHAAGVAGRHTTGRIQPRGCLQHAAGVAGRHTMGRIQPRRGDRRKAHRKGRPPSIAPAAASQVAGIDGPSFGRCFALTRSQPSSAPGADCIGGALDVGEDEAMGLLSSPMELLPPLPKKGIDPIGDAGPFPW from the exons ATGCCGTGGGGCTGCCTCCAGCACGCCGCGGGGGTCGCGGGCAGGCACACGACCGGGCGCATCCAGCCACGGGGCTGCCTCCAGCACGCCGCGGGGGTCGCGGGCAGGCACACGATGGGGCGCATCCAGCCACGCCGCGGCGACCGCCGTAAGGCACACCGCAAGGGCCGGCCCCCATCAATCGCGCCGGCGGCGGCCAGCCAAGTTGCGGGGATCGACGGCCCCAGCTTTGGACGCTGCTTCGCCTTGACCCGCAGTCAACCGAGCTCAGCTCCAG GTGCTGACTGCATTGGAGGGGCTCTAGACGTCGGAGAAGATGAAGCAATGGGGCTGCTCTCATCACCCATGGAGTTGTTGCCACCACTTCCAAAGAAGGGCATCGATCCAATTGGAGATGCTGGACCATTTCCGTGGTAA
- the LOC136491330 gene encoding uncharacterized protein isoform X2, translating into MPWGCLQHAAGVAGRHTTGRIQPRGCLQHAAGVAGRHTMGRIQPRRGDRRKAHRKGRPPSIAPAAASQVAGIDGPSFGRCFALTRSQPSSAPDLAASLPCGRRDSIDAPSVS; encoded by the exons ATGCCGTGGGGCTGCCTCCAGCACGCCGCGGGGGTCGCGGGCAGGCACACGACCGGGCGCATCCAGCCACGGGGCTGCCTCCAGCACGCCGCGGGGGTCGCGGGCAGGCACACGATGGGGCGCATCCAGCCACGCCGCGGCGACCGCCGTAAGGCACACCGCAAGGGCCGGCCCCCATCAATCGCGCCGGCGGCGGCCAGCCAAGTTGCGGGGATCGACGGCCCCAGCTTTGGACGCTGCTTCGCCTTGACCCGCAGTCAACCGAGCTCAGCTCCAG atttgGCTGCATCTCTCCCTTGTGGTCGCCGCGATTCAATAGATGCACCATCTGTGTCTTGA
- the LOC136491330 gene encoding uncharacterized protein isoform X3 — translation MPWGCLQHAAGVAGRHTTGRIQPRGCLQHAAGVAGRHTMGRIQPRRGDRRKAHRKGRPPSIAPAAASQVAGIDGPSFGRCFALTRSQPSSAPAFLSSTAA, via the exons ATGCCGTGGGGCTGCCTCCAGCACGCCGCGGGGGTCGCGGGCAGGCACACGACCGGGCGCATCCAGCCACGGGGCTGCCTCCAGCACGCCGCGGGGGTCGCGGGCAGGCACACGATGGGGCGCATCCAGCCACGCCGCGGCGACCGCCGTAAGGCACACCGCAAGGGCCGGCCCCCATCAATCGCGCCGGCGGCGGCCAGCCAAGTTGCGGGGATCGACGGCCCCAGCTTTGGACGCTGCTTCGCCTTGACCCGCAGTCAACCGAGCTCAGCTCCAG CATTCTTGTCATCAACTGCAGCTTGA
- the LOC136510476 gene encoding uncharacterized protein, whose product MGFSPLHKCTVAMRMLAYGTPADMWDENFRIGETTIIECMKKFSQGVIANFGEKYLRRPTREDIQCLLHIGEARGFPGMLGSLDCMHWQWRSCPKAWRGQYTRGDIKHPSVMLEAVASHDLWIWHAFFGVAGSNNDINVLNRSPLFTEVLQGRAPECEKDKLYAEHQEGARKDVERAFGVLQARFAIIRNPSRMWQMNSLAEIMYACIILHNMIVEDERDTFRVRYDDNYESEYDQLSSSSTLAGFGHGPIHGFSTLLEVEEDIRNRDMHRQLKEDLVEHIWQRFGQNQA is encoded by the exons ATGGGATTTTCACCATTGCATAAATGCACAGTTGCTATGCGCATGTTAGCATATGGTACACCTGCTGACATGTGGGATGAAAATTTCAGAATAGGAGAAACCACAATTATTGAGTGCATGAAAAAATTCTCTCAAGGTGTGATTGCAAATTTTGGTGAAAAATACCTAAGGAGGCCAACTAGAGAAGATATTCAATGTTTACTTCATATAGGTGAAGCTCGTGGTTTTCCTGGTATGTTGGGGAGTCTAGATTGCATGCATTGGCAATGGAGGAGTTGTCCAAAGGCATGGAGAGGGCAGTATACCCGCGGTGACATAAAACATCCTAGTGTCATGCTAGAAGCTGTTGCCTCACATGATCTTTGGATATGGCATGCATTTTTTGGTGTTGCtgggtccaacaatgacatcaaCGTCCTAAACCGGTCACCTTTGTTCACTGAAGTACTTCAAGGAAGAGCCCCAGAA TGTGAGAAAGACAAATTATATGCAGAGCATCAAGAGGGAGCAAGAAAAGACGTGGAACGTGCATTTGGTGTTTTGCAAGCTCGCTTTGCTATTATACGCAACCCATCACGTATGTGGCAAATGAACTCACTTGCTGAAATCATGTATGCATGTATTATACTGCATAACATGATTGTGGAGGATGAGAGGGATACTTTTAGAGTTCGCTATGACGACAACTATGAGAGTGAATATGACCAGCTTAGCTCTTCATCCACATTGGCTGGATTTGGACACGGGCCTATTCATGGattttcaacactattggaggtAGAAGAAGACATTAGAAACCGAGATATGCATCGTCAGCTAAAAGAGGACTTAGTTGAGCATATATGGCAGCGATTTGGACAAAATCAAGCTTAG